One stretch of Patagioenas fasciata isolate bPatFas1 chromosome 9, bPatFas1.hap1, whole genome shotgun sequence DNA includes these proteins:
- the CRYGS gene encoding gamma-crystallin S: MSRAGTKVTFYEDKNFLGRYYECDSDCPDFHTYLSRCNSIRVDGGTWVAYERPNFSGNMYVLTHGEYPDYHQWMGLNDRLGSCKAVQIPSGGRGHIQLFEKGDFGGQMFEATEDCPSIMEKWHMREVHACRVLEGVWVFYEHPNYRGRQYLLTKGEYRKPVEWGAASPAVQSFRSIAE, from the exons GTCACCTTCTATGAAGACAAGAATTTCCTAGGCCGTTACTATGAGTGTGACAGCGACTGCCCCGATTTTCACACCTATCTGAGCCGCTGCAACTCCATCCGGGTGGATGGAGGCACCTGGGTGGCCTATGAGAGACCCAACTTCTCCGGGAACATGTACGTTCTGACGCACGGCGAGTATCCTGACTACCACCAGTGGATGGGCCTCAACGACCGCCTCGGCTCCTGCAAAGCCGTCCAGATA CCAAGTGGAGGCCGGGGCCACATCCAACTCTTTGAGAAGGGTGATTTTGGCGGGCAGATGTTCGAAGCCACTGAAGACTGCCCTTCCATCATGGAGAAGTGGCACATGAGGGAGGTCCACGCCTGCAGGGTCCTGGAGGGCGTCTGGGTTTTCTATGAGCATCCCAACTACCGTGGCCGGCAGTACCTGCTCACCAAGGGCGAATACCGCAAGCCCGTGGAGTGGGGGGCGGCCAGTCCCGCCGTCCAGTCCTTCCGCAGCATCGCTGAGTGA